One Pecten maximus chromosome 16, xPecMax1.1, whole genome shotgun sequence DNA window includes the following coding sequences:
- the LOC117344821 gene encoding uncharacterized protein LOC117344821: protein MPTSAMGQSFKLCDFELAFTGRNIVGRFNTTTIKGREEMIEKAFVDMTPLTNIYFASFDRLTVNYVTMKMLVTYIDQNIQINESALPFIARVISNNKTIWTGELPVPKPSIVSIYFVNWIVLPVRRLK from the exons ATGCCCACTAGTGCCATGGGACAGTCATTCAAATTGTGTGACTTTGAACTAGCTTTTACAGGACGCAACATTGTCGGAAGATTCAACACAACCACTATAAA AGGTCGCGAGGAAATGATCGAAAAGGCATTTGTAGACATGACGCCtttgacaaatatatattttgcaaGTTTTGACCGTTTAACTGTTAACTACGTCACGATGAAAATGCTTGTGACGTACATCGACCAAAACATACAAATCAACGAATCAGCGCTACCGTTTATAGCTAGAGTAATCAGTAACAACAAAACTATCTGGACAGGAGAATTGCCAGTGCCAAAGCCATCGATTGTAAGTATTTACTTTGTCAACTGGATCGTTTTACCTGTCCGTCGATTAAAGTAG